Proteins from one Acidimicrobiia bacterium genomic window:
- a CDS encoding nuclear transport factor 2 family protein, with protein sequence MAQHPNEARVRDAYAAFAKGDLDGALADLADDAVFHFNGAGPISGDHKGREAIEKALIAAFTMTGGTQALDIHGVFADDNHAVVALRETATRTDGATLDVEEAHVLTIDSDGKITNLWDLPADPEAHDRFFDGR encoded by the coding sequence ATGGCTCAGCATCCGAATGAGGCACGCGTGCGCGACGCGTACGCGGCCTTCGCCAAAGGCGACCTGGACGGGGCGCTTGCAGATCTCGCTGACGACGCGGTGTTCCATTTCAACGGCGCCGGTCCTATCAGCGGCGACCACAAGGGTCGCGAGGCGATCGAAAAGGCGCTGATTGCCGCCTTCACGATGACCGGCGGCACCCAGGCGCTCGATATACATGGTGTCTTCGCTGACGATAATCACGCGGTGGTCGCGCTGCGTGAGACGGCGACCCGAACCGACGGCGCAACGCTCGACGTTGAAGAGGCCCACGTCTTGACGATCGACTCCGATGGGAAGATCACGAATCTCTGGGACCTCCCAGCTGACCCCGAAGCTCA